A portion of the Bubalus kerabau isolate K-KA32 ecotype Philippines breed swamp buffalo chromosome 1, PCC_UOA_SB_1v2, whole genome shotgun sequence genome contains these proteins:
- the DIRAS1 gene encoding GTP-binding protein Di-Ras1: MPEQSNDYRVVVFGAGGVGKSSLVLRFVKGTFRDTYIPTIEDTYRQVISCDKSVCTLQITDTTGSHQFPAMQRLSISKGHAFILVFSVTSKQSLEELGPIYKLIVQIKGSVEDIPVMLVGNKCDETQREVDTREAQAVAQEWKCAFMETSAKMNYNVKELFQELLTLETRRNMSLNIDGKRSSKQKRTDRIKGKCVLM, encoded by the coding sequence ATGCCTGAACAGAGCAACGACTACCGAGTGGTGGTGTTCGGGGCGGGCGGCGTGGGCAAGAGCTCGCTGGTGCTGCGCTTCGTCAAAGGCACGTTCCGGGACACCTACATCCCCACCATTGAGGACACCTACCGGCAGGTCATCAGCTGCGACAAGAGTGTGTGCACGCTGCAGATCACTGACACCACGGGCAGTCACCAGTTCCCGGCCATGCAGCGGCTGTCCATCTCCAAGGGCCATGCCTTCATCTTGGTCTTCTCGGTCACCAGCAAGCAGTCGCTGGAGGAGTTGGGCCCCATCTACAAGCTCATTGTGCAGATCAAGGGCAGCGTGGAGGACATCCCCGTCATGCTGGTGGGCAACAAGTGCGACGAGACCCAGCGGGAGGTAGACACCCGCGAGGCCCAGGCTGTGGCCCAGGAGTGGAAGTGCGCCTTCATGGAGACTTCGGCCAAGATGAACTACAACGTCAAGGAGCTCTTCCAGGAGCTGCTCACGCTGGAGACGCGCCGGAACATGAGCCTGAACATCGATGGCAAGCGCTCCAGCAAACAGAAGAGGACAGACCGCATCAAGGGCAAATGCGTTCTCATGTGA